In one Acidimicrobium ferrooxidans DSM 10331 genomic region, the following are encoded:
- a CDS encoding GPW/gp25 family protein, whose product MATREHPTDASVSDPGFVGRGFAFPMRVDVRGGIALSDGTGSTDTAIRVVISTAPGERVMRPAFGCRIWDLLFEPVNANTMGLMAQAVREALAQWEPRIDVENVAVAQDDNDASLVHITVTYRLRATNDRRNLVYPFYTIPREEG is encoded by the coding sequence GTGGCGACGCGTGAGCATCCGACGGACGCCAGCGTCAGCGACCCCGGCTTCGTCGGCCGTGGCTTCGCGTTTCCGATGCGGGTCGATGTCCGCGGAGGCATCGCGCTGTCCGACGGAACCGGCTCCACCGATACCGCGATTCGGGTCGTGATCTCCACGGCGCCGGGTGAGCGGGTCATGCGTCCGGCGTTCGGGTGCCGCATCTGGGATCTGTTGTTCGAGCCGGTGAACGCCAACACGATGGGGTTGATGGCTCAGGCGGTGCGTGAGGCACTGGCACAGTGGGAGCCGCGGATCGACGTCGAGAACGTCGCCGTGGCGCAGGACGACAACGATGCGAGCCTGGTGCACATCACCGTGACCTACCGTCTTCGTGCGACGAATGATCGCCGCAATCTCGTCTATCCGTTCTACACCATCCCACGAGAGGAGGGGTAG
- a CDS encoding DUF4157 domain-containing protein encodes MTFGESLAAGWEAAAVILDGLVRQETYAALARHGSERAGERGPLWQYTSRFPRSEFRRGRERGAPPGRPLRPVRRRTPWLRSIGFDEESQARSTGARVPSARRSMVESGGRRSDVRTSAGRAGSSGIGLSDGGLAARRHAIDAVRGRGQLRRVDASRGVRVDVPIGEPAAPTGDGSVVGDDEAVRRHGGVRRALGSWPTMASRGRRRWERGVATLASSGWVAQGLSVLGSMPRALSDGVVATRGLGWSGPSRPRGRELRPSQVAGRGVESDGRLFASASDAVMADVGSRRGSRPVRSNWQGPRERSQEPGEAVQPLPAVLEPLASALGVRGPVEVQSGPLTRRSLRALGTVAATVGQTIFLERPVDRSPGALGVIAHELVHVASGDTGRAPRLFDDPHLDDEERHARRVGSLVRALVGDEAGDGEHERRLLAAMPPPPRGSRAHNPEPSGTGLTPVLAPPMGPGGDVLASREHDAVLADLQALYARSTSLPRGSSSVSQGSSDARVATRAAPAMMAASESPGSTRRRGGEGSGIEIGGGRMVEEAGPVRPSSAPQAEEFLDWLVEQVERRLARELDARGLRHRPDVL; translated from the coding sequence ATGACGTTCGGCGAGTCGCTGGCGGCTGGTTGGGAGGCGGCTGCGGTCATTCTCGACGGTCTCGTACGCCAGGAGACCTACGCCGCACTGGCTCGGCACGGCAGCGAGAGGGCGGGCGAGCGAGGGCCGCTCTGGCAGTACACGTCGCGGTTTCCTCGGTCTGAGTTTCGTCGGGGCCGCGAGCGCGGCGCGCCTCCCGGTCGGCCGCTGCGCCCGGTCCGTCGGCGCACCCCCTGGCTGCGTTCGATCGGATTCGACGAGGAGTCCCAGGCGAGGAGCACGGGCGCTCGCGTGCCGAGCGCGAGGCGTTCGATGGTTGAGTCCGGCGGTCGACGGAGCGACGTTCGCACGTCGGCGGGACGGGCGGGGAGCTCGGGGATCGGGCTGTCCGATGGCGGACTCGCCGCTCGTCGACACGCAATCGATGCGGTCCGCGGGAGAGGCCAACTGCGTCGCGTCGACGCTTCGAGGGGCGTGAGGGTCGATGTGCCGATCGGCGAGCCAGCTGCTCCGACTGGGGACGGCTCGGTCGTCGGCGACGACGAGGCCGTCCGAAGGCACGGTGGGGTTCGCCGAGCGCTCGGGTCGTGGCCGACCATGGCGTCGCGCGGTCGTCGTCGGTGGGAACGTGGTGTGGCCACGCTTGCATCGAGTGGATGGGTCGCGCAGGGACTCTCAGTGCTCGGCTCGATGCCACGTGCGCTCAGTGATGGGGTGGTCGCGACGAGGGGCCTTGGCTGGTCAGGGCCGTCACGACCTCGGGGCCGCGAGCTTCGACCATCGCAGGTCGCGGGGCGCGGAGTCGAGTCCGACGGTCGGCTCTTCGCGAGCGCATCCGACGCGGTCATGGCCGATGTCGGGTCGCGCCGAGGATCGAGACCGGTCAGGTCGAATTGGCAGGGCCCTCGGGAGCGTTCGCAGGAGCCGGGAGAGGCCGTTCAGCCGCTTCCGGCCGTGCTGGAACCCCTCGCCAGCGCGCTGGGCGTCCGCGGACCGGTGGAGGTGCAGAGCGGCCCGCTCACTCGTCGGAGCCTGCGCGCCCTCGGGACGGTTGCCGCGACGGTCGGGCAGACGATCTTTCTCGAGCGCCCCGTGGACCGCTCGCCGGGTGCACTCGGCGTCATTGCGCACGAACTTGTGCACGTGGCCTCGGGTGACACGGGACGCGCCCCCCGACTGTTCGACGATCCGCACCTCGATGACGAGGAGCGGCACGCGAGGCGAGTGGGAAGCTTGGTGCGTGCACTGGTCGGCGATGAGGCGGGTGATGGGGAGCACGAGCGGCGTCTGCTCGCGGCGATGCCGCCGCCACCGCGTGGTTCTCGTGCGCACAACCCTGAGCCGTCGGGCACGGGGTTGACCCCGGTACTCGCGCCACCCATGGGACCCGGTGGCGACGTACTCGCTTCTCGGGAGCATGACGCGGTGCTCGCTGACCTTCAGGCGCTCTATGCACGATCGACGTCGTTGCCCCGAGGGTCGTCATCAGTGTCCCAAGGGTCGTCGGATGCCCGAGTCGCGACGCGAGCTGCGCCGGCGATGATGGCCGCGTCCGAATCCCCGGGGTCCACACGGCGGCGAGGTGGCGAGGGTTCAGGGATCGAGATAGGAGGTGGTCGCATGGTCGAGGAGGCGGGACCGGTTCGACCGTCGAGCGCTCCTCAGGCCGAGGAGTTCCTCGACTGGTTGGTCGAGCAGGTCGAGCGGCGTCTCGCGCGCGAACTCGATGCGCGCGGGTTGCGTCACCGACCCGACGTCCTCTAG
- a CDS encoding phage tail protein: protein MTTQSGFDGHIPDSSSFLLEVDGTEIGMFAEVSGLEMTVEVAEFAEGGQNGFTHKFPGQIHWPNIVLRRGICRSDALFDWVRRSSGPAFAANQNKLQRSTAAITLIASDGRRLRSWEITGAFAVRWVGPKLAVDAHGIPAMEEIEVAHQGFTSKTFAS, encoded by the coding sequence GTGACCACGCAGTCAGGCTTTGATGGGCATATTCCCGACTCCTCCAGCTTCCTTCTTGAGGTCGATGGCACCGAGATCGGCATGTTCGCTGAGGTGTCGGGACTCGAGATGACCGTCGAGGTCGCCGAGTTCGCCGAAGGCGGACAGAACGGCTTCACACACAAGTTCCCGGGCCAGATCCATTGGCCGAATATCGTGCTGCGGCGAGGGATTTGTCGCTCGGACGCACTGTTCGATTGGGTTCGTCGGTCCTCGGGGCCGGCGTTCGCGGCGAACCAGAACAAGCTGCAGCGATCGACGGCTGCGATCACGCTGATCGCTTCCGACGGTCGTCGGCTGCGCTCCTGGGAGATCACGGGGGCATTCGCCGTGCGGTGGGTCGGTCCGAAGTTGGCGGTCGACGCGCATGGGATTCCTGCCATGGAGGAGATCGAGGTCGCTCACCAGGGCTTCACGTCGAAGACGTTCGCATCATGA
- a CDS encoding DUF6760 family protein yields the protein MKHYPIDVLWQEVIYLAYHLHWDLDDLLDLEHQDRVRLVQGVAALNARAWEEVRQLS from the coding sequence ATGAAGCACTATCCGATCGACGTCCTCTGGCAAGAGGTGATCTACCTGGCGTACCACCTGCACTGGGATCTTGACGATCTGCTCGATCTGGAGCATCAGGACCGTGTGAGGCTCGTCCAAGGGGTCGCCGCGCTGAACGCACGAGCATGGGAGGAGGTACGACAGCTCTCGTGA
- a CDS encoding phage tail protein → MAQFNLIKNDPLTTTNFFVEIDGAYVTNVTSIDGLSVEIEVADFNERTKGAQLVQHKVMSKPKWNGELTMKRVAPLNVADDDIWKWFNDLRTKGMGVQNRNKPRRHGSIVVYDSALSETARWNFYDAWPSKIEFASLEASANDVATETITLQYEKLERKK, encoded by the coding sequence ATGGCCCAGTTCAACCTGATCAAGAACGATCCGCTCACCACGACGAACTTCTTCGTCGAGATCGACGGTGCCTACGTCACCAACGTCACGAGCATCGACGGCCTGAGCGTCGAGATCGAGGTCGCCGACTTCAACGAGCGTACGAAGGGCGCCCAGCTCGTCCAGCACAAGGTCATGAGCAAGCCGAAGTGGAACGGCGAGCTCACCATGAAGCGCGTCGCCCCGCTGAACGTCGCCGACGACGACATCTGGAAGTGGTTCAACGACCTGCGCACGAAGGGCATGGGGGTCCAGAACCGCAACAAGCCTCGCCGCCACGGCTCCATCGTCGTCTACGATTCGGCGCTCTCGGAGACGGCCCGCTGGAACTTCTACGACGCCTGGCCCTCGAAGATCGAGTTCGCCAGCCTCGAGGCCTCGGCGAACGACGTCGCCACCGAGACCATCACCTTGCAGTACGAGAAGCTCGAGCGCAAGAAGTAG
- a CDS encoding phage tail sheath family protein encodes MPTYAAPGVYVEEMPSAQKSLTPAPTAIAAFVGFTERAPNDDPSDPEGTRPRLVTSWTQFEELYGSFTPGAMLPLSVYGFFQNGGTIAYIVRIPNTEPADAPSTASLPAADRALGSPVHVESLEQGAPLQVVVRTVDADADGPAPFDLDIVGPDGTTIESFTNLTLDDSERNVATVVNAASHTVRVRVDLADAVDLSSLLEVMRPGTYPLVAPAPHPVPVSPKRFAGSESARTGINGLTIADDVTMVIVPDLVTAATRPDGTIDLAMWKAVQTALIGHCERQGNRMAILDAPPGMTPQQVREWRSDVAMYDSAFAAMYYPWIRVENPVGTNGQSEVLIPPSGHIAGVWSRTDDTRGVWKAPANDTIRGCLDVERSITKNEQALLNPIGINCIRPFGTRGIRIWGARTLSSDSDWRYINVRRLFNMVETTILDGTQFAVFEPNDVTLWEGITRTLTAFLGGLWQDGALFGASPEEAFYVKCDAETNPPAVIDEGRLVVEVGIAPVKPAEFVVFRISQHKQLAG; translated from the coding sequence GTGCCGACGTACGCCGCTCCTGGGGTCTACGTGGAGGAAATGCCCTCTGCGCAGAAGAGCCTGACGCCTGCCCCGACCGCGATCGCGGCCTTCGTGGGCTTCACCGAGCGTGCCCCGAACGACGACCCGAGCGATCCCGAGGGCACCCGCCCTCGTCTCGTCACGAGCTGGACGCAGTTCGAGGAGCTCTACGGCAGCTTCACCCCCGGGGCCATGCTGCCGCTCAGCGTCTACGGCTTCTTCCAGAACGGTGGCACGATCGCCTACATCGTTCGGATCCCGAACACCGAGCCCGCTGACGCCCCCTCGACGGCCTCCCTCCCTGCGGCCGATCGTGCCCTCGGCTCCCCGGTGCACGTCGAGAGCCTGGAACAAGGCGCTCCGCTCCAGGTAGTCGTGCGCACGGTGGACGCCGACGCCGACGGCCCGGCTCCCTTCGACCTCGACATCGTCGGCCCTGACGGCACGACCATCGAGTCGTTCACCAACCTCACCCTCGACGACTCCGAGCGCAACGTCGCCACGGTCGTCAACGCCGCCTCCCACACCGTGCGCGTGCGCGTGGACCTCGCCGACGCCGTCGACCTCTCGTCGCTGCTCGAGGTGATGCGTCCCGGGACCTATCCCCTCGTGGCACCGGCCCCGCACCCCGTCCCTGTGAGCCCCAAGCGCTTCGCAGGCTCCGAGAGTGCCCGCACCGGCATCAATGGCCTCACCATCGCCGACGACGTCACCATGGTGATCGTCCCCGACCTCGTGACGGCGGCGACCCGTCCCGACGGCACCATCGACCTCGCCATGTGGAAGGCCGTCCAGACCGCCCTCATCGGCCACTGCGAGCGCCAGGGCAACCGCATGGCGATCCTCGACGCCCCGCCCGGCATGACCCCCCAGCAGGTGCGCGAGTGGCGCAGCGACGTCGCCATGTACGACTCGGCCTTCGCGGCCATGTACTACCCGTGGATCCGAGTGGAGAACCCCGTCGGCACCAACGGCCAGAGCGAGGTGCTCATCCCGCCGAGCGGTCACATCGCCGGGGTGTGGTCGCGGACCGACGACACCCGTGGCGTGTGGAAGGCCCCGGCCAACGACACCATCCGCGGGTGCTTGGACGTCGAGCGCTCCATCACGAAGAACGAGCAGGCACTCTTGAACCCCATCGGGATCAACTGCATCCGCCCCTTCGGCACGCGCGGGATCCGCATCTGGGGGGCACGCACCCTCTCCTCCGACAGCGACTGGCGCTACATCAACGTGCGGCGTCTGTTCAACATGGTGGAGACCACCATCCTCGACGGCACGCAGTTCGCGGTGTTCGAGCCGAACGACGTCACCCTCTGGGAGGGCATCACCCGAACCCTCACCGCCTTCCTCGGCGGCCTCTGGCAAGACGGGGCACTCTTTGGCGCCTCGCCCGAAGAGGCGTTCTACGTCAAGTGCGACGCCGAGACCAACCCTCCCGCCGTCATCGACGAGGGTCGTCTCGTCGTGGAGGTGGGCATCGCCCCGGTGAAGCCCGCCGAGTTCGTCGTCTTCCGCATCAGCCAGCACAAGCAGCTCGCTGGCTAA
- a CDS encoding lysophospholipid acyltransferase family protein: MEFDTSFARRDSVRVARAVLLDGVVLPGVRAIARPRLIAGEVLDALDEPVVFVANHQSHLDTPVVLSVLPARVRHRTVVGAGADYFFDRPSKAFASALVLGAIPIERQRVSRRSAELAEQLVEEGWNLLLFPEGGRTPDGLPQEPKAGAAQVALRTGRPVVPLFIDGTWEILGKGQRRLRPGSTTIVVGEPLTAREGERPGAFTARIADALALAGREAATDFWEARRTKGTFVPEGRSWIELWQRSAHRHRDERERLWPRNFGSRTVDGDSPEL, encoded by the coding sequence GTGGAGTTCGACACGTCCTTTGCCCGGCGGGACTCGGTGCGGGTCGCTCGCGCCGTCTTGCTCGATGGGGTGGTGTTACCTGGGGTGCGAGCCATCGCGCGTCCTCGTCTCATTGCGGGCGAGGTTCTCGACGCCTTGGATGAGCCGGTCGTGTTCGTGGCGAACCACCAGAGTCACCTCGACACCCCGGTCGTGCTGTCGGTTCTGCCGGCGAGGGTGCGGCATCGGACCGTCGTGGGTGCGGGAGCGGACTACTTCTTCGATCGTCCCTCGAAGGCGTTCGCCTCCGCCCTGGTGCTCGGTGCGATCCCCATCGAGCGGCAGCGAGTCTCTCGGCGCTCAGCCGAACTCGCCGAGCAGCTCGTCGAGGAGGGCTGGAATCTCCTTCTGTTCCCCGAGGGCGGGAGAACTCCCGATGGCCTGCCACAGGAGCCGAAGGCTGGAGCAGCACAAGTGGCGCTGCGAACAGGACGACCGGTCGTGCCGTTGTTCATCGATGGCACGTGGGAGATCCTCGGCAAGGGACAACGCCGCCTGCGACCGGGCTCGACGACCATCGTCGTTGGAGAACCACTCACGGCGCGCGAGGGAGAGCGTCCCGGTGCGTTCACCGCTCGGATCGCCGATGCTCTCGCGCTTGCCGGTCGCGAGGCTGCAACGGATTTCTGGGAAGCGCGCCGGACGAAGGGTACGTTCGTTCCAGAAGGACGGAGCTGGATCGAGCTCTGGCAGCGGAGCGCTCACCGTCATCGGGACGAACGCGAGCGTCTCTGGCCGCGTAACTTCGGCTCGCGCACCGTGGACGGCGACAGCCCCGAGCTGTAG
- a CDS encoding lactate racemase domain-containing protein, whose product MAYRPGFVLEVDRATPPTLFWYGEGFRLERLPAGSRVVYPPDPLPAVRDARAAIRDALAHPIDAEPLEALLFPGMRLTIAFDDVSLPLPQMAAPDVRSLVIEEVLELAAAKGVEDIQLVAALALHRRMTESELRHALGRRVYDALAPRGMITQHDAEDKANMVVVGHTDEGELVELNRRAVESDLLVYVNINLVSMDGGHKSVATGLASYDSIRHHHNVTTMVHSRSFMDRHNSQLHSSNWRMGRLIARSGIRIFQIETTLNTNTFPSSFRFLNRREWEWDLRDRASYVAVAESLRRTPPHLAREIFHRVRSPYGLTGVAAGEVEAVHEQTIERVYRQQLVPVEGQADILTMGLPFVGPYNVNSIMNPILVYCLGLGYLFNMYRGRPLVRRGGVLIMAHPTRPEFDPAFHPSYIDFYDQVLSETTDPLVIEAKYEESFARDPWYIHLYRTQNAYHGVHPFYMWYWGAHALDHLGGVIILGGDPKTARRLGFQAASTLDDALEMARSIVGPNPSITHLHSPPLVMADVSEGQR is encoded by the coding sequence GTGGCATATCGACCTGGCTTCGTACTCGAAGTAGACCGAGCGACGCCCCCGACCCTGTTCTGGTATGGGGAGGGTTTCCGGCTGGAGCGGCTCCCTGCGGGATCACGGGTGGTGTATCCTCCGGATCCGCTGCCGGCAGTTCGAGACGCTCGTGCGGCGATTCGCGATGCGCTGGCGCACCCGATCGATGCCGAGCCGCTCGAAGCGCTGCTCTTTCCGGGGATGCGACTGACGATCGCCTTCGACGACGTGTCGCTCCCGCTGCCGCAGATGGCTGCCCCCGATGTCCGCAGCCTCGTCATTGAGGAGGTTCTCGAGCTCGCCGCCGCCAAGGGGGTCGAGGATATCCAGCTCGTCGCGGCTCTGGCCTTGCATCGGCGTATGACGGAGTCGGAACTTCGACATGCCCTCGGTCGTCGGGTCTACGATGCGCTTGCACCGCGTGGGATGATCACCCAGCACGATGCCGAAGACAAGGCCAACATGGTCGTCGTCGGCCATACCGACGAGGGAGAGCTGGTCGAGCTCAATCGCCGTGCGGTCGAGAGCGACTTGCTCGTGTACGTCAATATCAACCTCGTCTCCATGGATGGGGGCCACAAGAGTGTTGCAACTGGGCTTGCGAGCTACGACTCCATCCGCCATCATCACAACGTCACGACGATGGTGCACTCGCGGTCGTTCATGGACCGACACAACTCCCAGCTGCACTCCTCCAACTGGCGCATGGGCCGTCTCATCGCCCGTAGCGGCATACGTATTTTCCAGATCGAGACCACGCTGAACACCAACACCTTTCCATCGTCGTTTCGGTTCCTCAATCGACGGGAGTGGGAGTGGGACCTTCGCGATCGAGCGAGCTACGTCGCCGTCGCCGAGTCCTTGCGACGCACTCCGCCGCATCTCGCGCGGGAGATCTTCCATCGCGTTCGATCGCCCTACGGTTTGACGGGCGTCGCCGCCGGTGAGGTCGAGGCGGTGCACGAGCAGACCATCGAGCGGGTCTATCGCCAGCAGCTCGTGCCCGTCGAGGGGCAGGCTGACATCTTGACCATGGGCCTTCCCTTCGTCGGGCCCTACAACGTGAACTCGATCATGAACCCCATCCTCGTCTACTGCCTAGGACTTGGCTATCTCTTCAACATGTATCGAGGCCGTCCCTTGGTTCGTCGTGGCGGAGTCTTGATCATGGCGCATCCGACGAGGCCCGAGTTCGATCCAGCGTTCCACCCGAGCTACATCGACTTCTATGACCAGGTGCTCTCCGAGACGACGGATCCCCTCGTGATCGAGGCAAAGTACGAGGAGAGCTTTGCGCGGGACCCCTGGTACATCCATTTGTATCGGACGCAGAACGCCTACCACGGCGTGCACCCGTTCTACATGTGGTATTGGGGCGCACATGCCCTCGACCACCTTGGCGGCGTGATCATTCTCGGCGGTGATCCGAAGACAGCTCGTCGCCTCGGTTTCCAGGCGGCGAGCACCCTCGACGATGCTCTGGAGATGGCGCGGTCGATCGTCGGCCCCAACCCATCGATCACCCACCTGCACAGTCCGCCGCTGGTCATGGCCGACGTATCGGAGGGACAGCGGTGA
- a CDS encoding zinc-dependent alcohol dehydrogenase — protein MRALQVERRPARFAAARLLAGSSTRRAIESGPLALVDVDPPELPGPNWVRVRPRLAGICGSDLASVFFETSRYFEPLVSLPFIPGHEVVVDAEGRSGRWVVEPALTCAVRGVPLCDACQRGETQRCASIAVGDLEPGIQTGYCASTGGGWASEFVAHEATLHAVPDEVDDADAVMVEPLACGLHTVLSVGRRDGHVAVIGAGTVGLVATAVAARLQSFASVTSVARYPLQRELASAFGADRVVTERELPERARRLRGTLRAGRFLGDGFDAVIDAVGSASSIQLAIESVRPGGEVIVAGMPSPQRLDLAPLWHREVRLIGAYAYGTEVLEPDIAQSLGRVAGPVRTFDLAMGLAADLGLGRLVTHRYGLRDYVTAIAKAREGGRADAIKVVFDLHQRKAR, from the coding sequence ATGAGGGCGTTGCAGGTCGAACGTCGGCCAGCGCGGTTCGCGGCGGCTCGTCTGCTCGCTGGATCCTCGACGCGACGGGCGATCGAGAGCGGCCCACTCGCGTTGGTTGACGTCGACCCGCCGGAGCTTCCTGGGCCCAACTGGGTGCGCGTACGGCCCCGGCTTGCCGGGATCTGTGGGTCAGACCTCGCATCGGTGTTCTTCGAGACGTCGCGCTACTTCGAGCCTCTCGTCTCGCTGCCCTTCATCCCGGGGCACGAAGTCGTCGTTGACGCGGAGGGTCGATCGGGTCGGTGGGTCGTCGAGCCGGCGTTGACGTGTGCCGTGCGGGGCGTGCCGCTGTGTGACGCGTGCCAACGAGGTGAAACGCAGCGCTGTGCGTCGATCGCGGTCGGCGATCTCGAGCCGGGCATCCAGACCGGCTACTGTGCCTCGACCGGGGGTGGTTGGGCGAGCGAGTTCGTGGCGCACGAGGCCACGTTGCACGCGGTTCCTGACGAGGTCGACGATGCGGACGCCGTGATGGTCGAGCCACTGGCGTGTGGTCTCCATACCGTCTTGAGCGTCGGTCGGCGTGACGGGCATGTGGCGGTGATCGGTGCTGGCACCGTGGGCCTTGTCGCGACGGCCGTCGCCGCTCGGCTGCAGAGCTTTGCCAGCGTGACGAGCGTCGCACGCTACCCGCTCCAACGTGAGCTCGCGAGCGCGTTCGGTGCGGATCGTGTCGTGACTGAGCGCGAGCTACCAGAGCGGGCACGTCGTCTGCGAGGAACACTGCGAGCAGGGCGCTTCCTCGGCGACGGTTTCGATGCCGTCATCGATGCGGTGGGCTCTGCCAGTTCGATCCAGCTCGCGATCGAGTCGGTCCGACCGGGTGGCGAGGTGATCGTGGCGGGCATGCCGTCGCCCCAACGTCTCGATCTCGCACCCTTGTGGCACCGGGAGGTGCGACTGATCGGCGCATACGCCTACGGCACCGAGGTGCTCGAACCCGACATCGCCCAGTCCTTGGGACGAGTCGCCGGTCCGGTACGCACGTTCGATCTGGCGATGGGTCTCGCCGCGGACCTTGGCCTCGGACGACTCGTGACCCATCGCTATGGCCTGCGCGACTACGTCACGGCCATCGCGAAGGCTCGGGAAGGGGGTCGCGCCGATGCAATCAAGGTCGTCTTCGATCTTCACCAAAGGAAGGCACGCTAA